The proteins below come from a single Leopardus geoffroyi isolate Oge1 chromosome D3, O.geoffroyi_Oge1_pat1.0, whole genome shotgun sequence genomic window:
- the SNRNP35 gene encoding U11/U12 small nuclear ribonucleoprotein 35 kDa protein: MNDWMPIAKEYDPLKAGSIDGTDEDPHDRAIWRAMLARYTPNKGVTGDPLLTLFVARLNLQTKEEKLKEVFSRYGDIRRLRLVRDLVTGFSKGYAFIEYKEERSLIKAYRDADGLVIDQHEIFVDYELERTLKGWIPRRLGGGLGGKKESGQLRFGGRDRPFRKPINLPVVKSDQYREVKREKRERSRSRERHWDSRTRDRDHDRGREKRWQEREPTRVWPESDWERERDFRDDRAKGREKRDRSK, encoded by the coding sequence ATGAACGATTGGATGCCCATCGCCAAGGAGTATGACCCGCTTAAAGCTGGCAGCATTGACGGCACCGATGAAGACCCACACGATCGCGCTATCTGGAGGGCAATGTTGGCACGATACACCCCCAACAAAGGCGTCACGGGAGACCCCCTCCTCACCCTGTTCGTGGCAAGACTAAACCTGCAGACCAAAGAGGAGAAGTTAAAGGAAGTATTTTCTCGCTACGGGGACATCCGGCGGCTTCGGCTGGTGAGGGACTTGGTCACGGGCTTTTCGAAAGGCTATGCCTTCATCGAATACAAAGAGGAGCGTTCTCTGATCAAAGCTTACCGAGATGCAGACGGCCTGGTTATTGACCAGCACGAGATATTCGTGGACTACGAGCTGGAAAGGACCCTCAAAGGGTGGATCCCTCGGCGCCTTGGAGGAGGTCTGGGGGGGAAAAAGGAATCCGGGCAACTGAGATTTGGGGGGCGTGATCGACCTTTTCGGAAACCCATTAATTTGCCAGTTGTTAAAAGCGACCAGTACAGAGAGGTTAAAAGGGAAAAGCGGGAGCGATCTCGGTCGCGAGAGAGACACTGGGACTCTCGGACGAGGGACCGAGACCATGACcgaggcagggagaagagatgGCAGGAGAGAGAGCCAACCAGGGTGTGGCCAGAAAgtgactgggagagagagagggacttcAGAGATGACAGAGccaaggggagggagaagagggaccGAAGTAAGTAG